One part of the Streptomyces lienomycini genome encodes these proteins:
- the rpsE gene encoding 30S ribosomal protein S5 has translation MAGPQRRGGGAGGGERRDRKGRDGGAAAEKTAYVERVVAINRVAKVVKGGRRFSFTALVVVGDGDGTVGVGYGKAKEVPAAIAKGVEEAKKHFFKVPRIQGTIPHPIQGEKAAGVVLLKPASPGTGVIAGGPVRAVLECAGIHDVLSKSLGSDNQINIVHATVEALKGLQRPEEIAARRGLPLEDVAPAALLRARAGAGA, from the coding sequence ATGGCTGGACCCCAGCGCCGCGGTGGCGGTGCCGGTGGCGGCGAGCGGCGGGACCGGAAGGGTCGCGACGGTGGCGCTGCCGCCGAGAAGACCGCGTACGTTGAGCGCGTTGTCGCGATCAACCGCGTCGCCAAGGTTGTGAAGGGTGGTCGTCGCTTCAGCTTCACCGCGCTGGTCGTGGTGGGCGACGGTGACGGCACCGTGGGTGTCGGATACGGCAAGGCCAAGGAGGTGCCGGCCGCCATCGCCAAGGGTGTTGAGGAGGCCAAGAAGCACTTCTTCAAGGTCCCCCGCATCCAGGGCACCATCCCGCACCCCATCCAGGGTGAGAAGGCTGCCGGCGTCGTGCTGCTCAAGCCCGCGTCCCCCGGTACCGGCGTGATCGCCGGTGGTCCGGTGCGCGCCGTGCTCGAGTGCGCCGGTATCCACGACGTGCTGTCGAAGTCGCTCGGCTCCGACAACCAGATCAACATCGTGCACGCGACCGTGGAGGCCCTCAAGGGCCTGCAGCGTCCCGAGGAGATCGCGGCCCGCCGTGGTCTGCCGCTCGAGGACGTCGCCCCCGCGGCTCTTCTCCGTGCACGTGCCGGGGCGGGTGCGTAA
- the rpmD gene encoding 50S ribosomal protein L30: MAQLKITQVKSYIGSKQNHRDTLRSLGLKGINTQVVKEDRPEFRGMVHTVRHLVSVEEVD; encoded by the coding sequence ATGGCGCAGCTCAAGATTACGCAGGTCAAGTCCTACATCGGCAGCAAGCAGAACCACCGTGACACCCTGCGTTCCCTTGGTCTCAAGGGCATCAACACGCAGGTCGTCAAGGAGGACCGCCCCGAGTTCCGCGGCATGGTGCACACCGTCCGCCACCTCGTGTCGGTCGAGGAGGTCGACTGA
- the rplO gene encoding 50S ribosomal protein L15: MAENNPLKIHNLRPAPGAKTAKTRVGRGEASKGKTAGRGTKGTKARYQVPERFEGGQMPLHMRLPKLKGFKNPFKTEFQVVNLDKLSALYPEGGEVTVEGLVAKGAVRKNSLVKVLGQGEVSVALQVTVDAVSGSAKEKITAAGGTVTELV; this comes from the coding sequence ATGGCGGAGAACAACCCGCTCAAGATCCACAACCTCCGTCCCGCCCCGGGCGCCAAGACCGCCAAGACCCGTGTCGGTCGTGGTGAGGCGTCGAAGGGTAAGACGGCCGGTCGTGGTACCAAGGGCACGAAGGCCCGCTACCAGGTTCCGGAGCGCTTCGAGGGTGGCCAGATGCCCCTCCACATGCGTCTCCCGAAGCTGAAGGGCTTCAAGAACCCGTTCAAGACCGAGTTCCAGGTCGTGAACCTCGACAAGCTGTCCGCGCTGTACCCCGAGGGTGGCGAGGTCACCGTCGAGGGCCTCGTGGCCAAGGGTGCCGTTCGCAAGAACAGCCTCGTCAAGGTCCTCGGCCAGGGCGAGGTCTCCGTGGCGCTGCAGGTGACGGTCGACGCCGTCTCCGGCTCCGCCAAGGAGAAGATCACCGCCGCCGGCGGTACCGTCACCGAGCTCGTCTGA
- the secY gene encoding preprotein translocase subunit SecY — protein sequence MLTAFARAFKTPDLRKKLLFTLGIIVVYRMGTHIPIPGVDYKNVQECVDQASGNQGLFGLVNMFSGGALLQITVFALGIMPYITASIILQLLTVVIPRLEALKKEGQAGTAKITQYTRYLTIALAILQGTGLVATARSGALFSGCTVAGQIVPDQAIFTTIVMVVTMTAGTAVVMWLGELITDRGIGNGMSILMFISIAATFPSALWAIKKQGDLAGGWIEFGTVILVGLVMVGLVVFVEQAQRRIPVQYAKRMIGRRSYGGTSTYIPLKVNQAGVIPVIFASSLLYIPALIVQFSNSTAGWATWITKNLADTAATPHVLLYFFLIVFFAFFYVAISFNPEEVADNMKKYGGFIPGIRAGRPTAEYLSYVLNRITWPGSLYLGLIALVPTLALAGFGANQNFPFGGTSILIIVGVGLETVKQIESQLQQRNYEGFLR from the coding sequence GTGCTCACCGCGTTCGCCCGGGCGTTCAAGACGCCCGACCTGCGCAAGAAGCTGCTCTTCACGCTCGGCATCATCGTGGTGTACCGGATGGGTACCCACATTCCCATCCCAGGTGTCGACTACAAGAACGTCCAGGAGTGCGTGGACCAGGCGTCCGGTAACCAGGGCCTCTTCGGCCTGGTCAACATGTTCAGCGGTGGCGCCCTGCTGCAGATCACGGTCTTCGCGCTCGGCATCATGCCGTACATCACGGCGAGCATCATTCTGCAGCTGCTGACCGTGGTCATCCCGCGCCTGGAAGCCCTCAAGAAGGAGGGCCAGGCGGGTACGGCGAAGATCACGCAGTACACCCGTTACCTGACCATCGCGCTCGCCATCCTGCAGGGCACCGGCCTGGTCGCCACCGCCCGCAGCGGCGCCCTGTTCTCCGGCTGCACCGTCGCCGGCCAGATCGTCCCCGACCAGGCGATCTTCACCACCATCGTCATGGTGGTCACCATGACCGCCGGTACGGCCGTCGTCATGTGGCTCGGCGAGCTGATCACGGACCGCGGCATCGGCAACGGCATGTCGATCCTGATGTTCATCTCGATCGCCGCGACCTTCCCGTCCGCCCTGTGGGCCATCAAGAAGCAGGGCGACCTGGCGGGCGGCTGGATCGAGTTCGGCACGGTCATCCTCGTCGGCCTGGTCATGGTCGGCCTCGTGGTCTTCGTGGAGCAGGCCCAGCGCCGCATTCCGGTGCAGTACGCGAAGCGCATGATCGGCCGCCGCTCCTACGGCGGCACCTCGACGTACATCCCGCTCAAGGTGAACCAGGCGGGCGTCATCCCCGTCATCTTCGCCTCGTCGCTGCTCTACATCCCGGCGCTGATCGTCCAGTTCTCGAACTCGACGGCGGGCTGGGCCACCTGGATCACGAAGAACCTCGCGGACACCGCGGCGACGCCGCACGTGCTTCTGTACTTCTTCCTGATCGTGTTCTTCGCCTTCTTCTACGTGGCCATCTCGTTCAACCCCGAGGAAGTCGCGGACAACATGAAGAAGTATGGTGGCTTCATCCCGGGCATCCGGGCTGGCCGACCGACCGCTGAGTATCTGAGCTACGTACTCAACCGGATCACCTGGCCGGGTTCGCTGTATCTGGGCCTGATCGCTCTCGTCCCAACATTGGCGTTGGCTGGTTTCGGGGCAAACCAGAACTTCCCGTTCGGTGGTACCAGCATCCTGATCATCGTGGGTGTGGGTCTCGAGACGGTGAAGCAGATCGAGAGCCAGCTCCAGCAGCGCAATTACGAAGGGTTCCTCCGCTGA
- a CDS encoding adenylate kinase: protein MRIVLVGPPGAGKGTQATRLAETLHIPHISTGDLFRANISRQTELGKLAKSYMDAGNLVPDEVTIAMAKDRMEQPDAEGGFLLDGFPRNVSQAGALDELLENEDMKLDAVLDLEAPEDEVVKRIAGRRVCRNNSAHVFHVTYTPPKKEGVCDVCGGELYQRDDDSEETVRKRLEVYHTQTEPIIDYYKAQGLVVTISATGPVDEVTGRALEALKRDK from the coding sequence ATGCGAATCGTCCTCGTCGGGCCGCCGGGTGCTGGAAAGGGAACGCAGGCCACCCGCCTTGCCGAGACGCTGCACATTCCGCACATCTCCACGGGCGACCTGTTCCGCGCGAACATCAGCCGGCAGACCGAACTGGGCAAGCTCGCGAAGTCCTACATGGACGCCGGCAACCTCGTACCGGACGAGGTCACCATCGCCATGGCGAAGGACCGCATGGAGCAGCCCGACGCCGAGGGCGGTTTCCTGCTGGACGGCTTCCCGCGCAACGTGTCGCAGGCCGGGGCGCTGGACGAGCTGCTCGAGAACGAGGACATGAAGCTCGACGCGGTGCTGGACCTGGAGGCGCCGGAGGACGAGGTCGTCAAGCGGATCGCCGGCCGCCGGGTCTGCCGCAACAACTCGGCGCACGTCTTCCACGTGACGTACACGCCGCCGAAGAAGGAAGGCGTCTGCGACGTCTGCGGCGGCGAGCTGTACCAGCGGGACGACGACTCCGAGGAGACGGTCCGCAAGCGGCTCGAGGTCTACCACACGCAGACCGAGCCGATCATCGACTACTACAAGGCGCAGGGCCTGGTCGTCACCATCTCGGCGACGGGACCCGTGGACGAGGTCACCGGCCGCGCGCTGGAGGCGCTCAAGCGCGACAAGTAG
- the map gene encoding type I methionyl aminopeptidase, translated as MVQIKNPEQIAKMREAGLVVAAIHAATREAAVPGATTRDLDQVARKVLAEHDAKPNFLGYGGFPATICTSVNEVVVHGIPSDDVVLRDGDVISIDCGAIIDGWHGDAAYTAFVGSGHSPELVELSRVTEESMWAGIAAMKQGNRLVDVSRAIETYIRRQPKPGGGKYGIIEDYGGHGIGTEMHMDPHLLNYVDRKRGKGPKLVPGFCLAIEPMLSLGTPRTEVLSDDWTVITTDGTWSSHWEHSVALTEQGPLVLTAPDGGRAKLAELGVTAAPDPLA; from the coding sequence ATGGTGCAGATCAAGAACCCCGAGCAGATCGCCAAGATGCGTGAGGCGGGGCTGGTCGTCGCCGCCATCCACGCGGCCACCCGCGAGGCCGCCGTGCCCGGCGCCACGACCAGGGACCTGGACCAGGTCGCCCGCAAGGTCCTCGCGGAGCACGACGCCAAGCCGAACTTCCTCGGGTACGGCGGCTTCCCCGCCACCATCTGCACCTCGGTGAACGAGGTGGTCGTCCACGGCATCCCCTCCGACGACGTGGTCCTGAGGGACGGCGACGTCATCTCCATCGACTGCGGCGCGATCATCGACGGCTGGCACGGCGACGCCGCCTACACGGCCTTCGTCGGCTCCGGTCACTCCCCGGAGCTGGTGGAGCTCTCCCGGGTGACCGAGGAGTCCATGTGGGCGGGGATCGCGGCCATGAAGCAGGGCAACCGCCTCGTGGACGTCTCCCGCGCCATCGAGACCTACATCCGCCGCCAGCCCAAGCCCGGCGGCGGCAAGTACGGGATCATCGAGGACTACGGCGGCCACGGCATCGGCACCGAGATGCACATGGACCCGCACCTGCTGAACTACGTCGACCGCAAGCGCGGCAAGGGCCCGAAGCTCGTCCCGGGCTTCTGCCTGGCCATCGAGCCGATGCTGTCCCTCGGCACCCCCCGCACCGAGGTCCTGTCCGACGACTGGACGGTCATCACGACCGACGGCACCTGGTCCTCCCACTGGGAGCACTCGGTCGCCCTGACGGAACAGGGCCCCCTTGTCCTGACGGCGCCGGACGGCGGCAGGGCGAAGCTGGCGGAGCTGGGTGTCACGGCGGCGCCGGACCCCCTTGCATAA
- the infA gene encoding translation initiation factor IF-1 — MAKKQGAIEIEGTVVESLPNAMFRVELQNGHQVLAHISGKMRMHYIRILPDDRVVVELSPYDLTRGRIVYRYK, encoded by the coding sequence GTGGCCAAGAAGCAAGGTGCCATCGAGATCGAGGGCACTGTCGTCGAGTCTCTTCCGAACGCCATGTTCAGGGTCGAGCTCCAGAACGGCCACCAGGTCCTGGCACACATCAGCGGCAAGATGCGCATGCACTACATCCGCATCCTCCCTGACGACCGGGTCGTGGTGGAGCTGTCTCCGTACGACCTGACGCGTGGCCGGATCGTCTACCGGTACAAGTAG
- the rpmJ gene encoding 50S ribosomal protein L36: MKVKPSVKKICDKCRVIRRHGRVMVICDNPRHKQRQG, encoded by the coding sequence ATGAAGGTCAAGCCGAGCGTCAAGAAGATCTGCGACAAGTGCAGGGTGATCCGCCGTCACGGCCGGGTCATGGTCATCTGCGACAACCCGCGCCACAAGCAGCGCCAGGGCTGA
- the rpsM gene encoding 30S ribosomal protein S13 encodes MARVSGVDIPREKRVEIALTYVFGIGRTLSQQTLAAVGVDPNTRVRDLSEEQLVAIREYVDNNIKTEGDLRREVQADIRRKVEIGTYQGLRHRRGLPVRGQRTSTNARTRKGPRRAIAGKKKPGKK; translated from the coding sequence ATGGCACGCGTTTCCGGTGTTGACATCCCGCGCGAAAAGCGCGTCGAGATCGCCCTCACCTACGTGTTCGGCATCGGCCGGACCCTCTCGCAGCAGACGCTCGCCGCCGTCGGCGTGGACCCGAACACCCGTGTTCGGGACCTCTCCGAGGAGCAGCTCGTCGCGATCCGCGAGTACGTCGACAACAACATCAAGACCGAGGGTGACCTCCGTCGCGAGGTGCAGGCCGACATCCGCCGCAAGGTCGAGATCGGTACCTACCAGGGCCTGCGTCACCGCCGTGGCCTGCCCGTCCGCGGTCAGCGCACCAGCACCAACGCCCGCACCCGCAAGGGCCCGCGTCGCGCCATCGCCGGCAAGAAGAAGCCGGGCAAGAAGTAG
- the rpsK gene encoding 30S ribosomal protein S11, which produces MPPKGRQGAAKKVRRKEKKNVAHGHAHIKSTFNNTIVSITDPTGNVISWASAGHVGFKGSRKSTPFAAQMAAESAARRAQEHGMRKVDVFVKGPGSGRETAIRSLQATGLEVGSIQDVTPTPHNGCRPPKRRRV; this is translated from the coding sequence ATGCCCCCCAAGGGACGTCAGGGCGCTGCCAAGAAGGTGCGCCGCAAGGAAAAGAAGAACGTCGCTCACGGCCACGCGCACATCAAGAGCACGTTCAACAACACGATCGTGTCCATCACGGACCCGACCGGCAACGTGATCTCCTGGGCCTCCGCCGGCCACGTCGGCTTCAAGGGCTCCCGGAAGTCCACGCCGTTCGCCGCGCAGATGGCCGCCGAGTCGGCTGCCCGTCGCGCGCAGGAGCACGGCATGCGCAAGGTCGACGTGTTCGTCAAGGGCCCGGGTTCCGGTCGTGAGACCGCCATCCGCTCCCTGCAGGCGACCGGCCTCGAGGTCGGCTCCATCCAGGACGTCACGCCCACCCCGCACAACGGCTGCCGTCCGCCGAAGCGCCGTCGCGTCTGA